Below is a genomic region from Pirellulales bacterium.
GCAAGAGTTGTTGGAGCGGCTTCCCGCGCCTGCCGGTCCGTCCGCGCAGCTGCGATCAATCGTTCGAGATCGCGTGCTCGACGCGTACGATCGAGCCGCGCATTCTCCGCCAGCCGAATCGAACTGGCGAAGAACCATCCACTTAGGAGGACGAATCATGGCGCACCCAGCGTCTCGCGTGGTCGTGGGCCTCGCCGCGGTGCTCGTGCTGACGGTCTGGCTGGCCGTGCCGCGACGATCGATCGCCTTTGACGATTTTCTCGCGCCGATCGTTGACGCCAAGAGTGCTAAATTCAAGGTCACTATGACCAACGACGTGCAGCCACAGGAATTCACGGCGACGGGCTACTTCCTGGCCCCCAACCGCATCCGCAACGAATTTGCCGCACCGGCGCAAATGGTAACGACCGGGGACTTCGATCGTGGCCGCATGCTGACGCTCATGCCCGACAAGAAACAGGCCATGATTTTCGACATCGTGGGCAAGCGCGCCGACGACAAGAATCAGTCGAACAACTTTTTCGGCAATTTACGAAAGACGCTGGCTGACTATCGGGCGGGGGACAAAAAAGCCCAGGTCGAAGAGTTGGGTGAAAAAGATCTCGACGGCCGGCGGGTGTTCGGCTTTCGGCTCGTGGCGACCGGTCTCACGCAAACTCTGTGGGGAGACGTGGCGACAGGTCACGTCGTTCGCATCGAGTCGACTGCTAACGGTCCCCCCAAGTCCGAGGTCGTGATGTTGGACTTCGAGTTCGACATTCCGCTGGACGAGTCTCTGTTTTCGGTCGATCCGCCGGAGGATTATCAGTCGTTCACCGTGCCGATCGATGCGGCGCCGCCTAGCGAGGAAGACTTTCTCACTTCGTTGCGACGATTGAGCGACGCGCTCGACGGGCAGCTGCCGTCCAGTCTGGATACGCCCGGAATCGCCATCGCGTTTGCCAAGTTGCTCAAGAACAAAATGCCGAAGGGTTCAGATGACATGACCAAGGAAATGATGGCCGAAGGAGTCGCAATCGGCCGTGGGTTGCAATTTGCCATGATGCTACCCCCCGATGCTGACGCCCACTATGCGGGCAAAGGCGTCAAACGCGACGGACCGAAGACCCCGATCTTCTGGTTCAAGCCGATCGGCGCGGCCCAATTCCGCGTAATTTATAGCGACCTTTCCGCCGGTGATGCCGACGCGGCGCCCGAGGTGCCGGGTGCCATCCGCATGGTCGACCAATTCCGGAAGTCGGACACAAAGAAAGAGCCAGCCCCAAAAAATGACCAGCCACAAAGCGATCGCTGAACCGTGAGCAGACGAGTGCTAGTCGACTTCGCGCAGGCGCACGCTCAGCGTTCTGCACTCAGCGCTCATCACTTCTCCTCGATCGTGATCTCCTTGTACCACGCCTCGCTCGGCGGGCCGCCGTGGATTTGCACGCCGATTACGCCGCGCTGCGGAATCACATCGTCTGGCTCCATGTAGTCGACCGTGGATAGTCCGTTGATCCACAATTGGATTCGTTTGCCGACGGCCAGAATGCGGTAATCGTTCCAGTCGTCGCGGTGGAGGATCTTGTCGACTTCGGCCAGATCGGCCTTCACGAGGATCTTGTTACGGCGCGATTCGTCGTACAACGAGCCCCACCAACCGTCCCCCAGATCAGCCTGATAGCCGGAAACCTCGTGATGGTTTGGTATCCGCTGGCTGCGGAATTGAATGCCACCGTTGGCCCCCTTACCGAGAATCTTGAATTTGGCGCGCAGCTCGAAATCGCTGTACTCGCGTTTGGTGCATAGAAACTCGTTGCGCGCGACAGGCTTGTCGAGGCTGCCGCCGACAATCGCGCCATCTTGGACACGAAACACCTTTTCGTTCCCTTCCCAGCCGGCGAAGCTTCTACCGTCGAACAAAGGCGCCGTTTCGCCAGCCCAGGCGCTGACGGCCGCGACCGCGACGAACGAGAGGAAAACGACAGTGGCGATGAGCATACGATTCATGGATGCGTATCCCGCCTGAAGGCATGTCTGGCAATGTGCCGAAAAAGGGCAGTCGTCAGCATAACGGGCACCGTGGGCCGATGCCAATCCGACCGATGATCCGTAGTGGGTGATCCTGATGCCTGCCGGCGACTGCTCGCCGCCACTTGCCTGCCCCGGTATCATTGCTGCAACACGCACCCGCAGGCCTGGAGAATTTCCGATGAGCATAATTCCCGTCATGATCGAGACGTACAAGTTTCACCGCGACCGCACGTTGGCGACGCTGACTGCGATCGAAAAGGAGCCCGATCCACGTGCTGTCCTCGCCTGGCGTCCGGCGCCGGGACGAGCGCATATCGGCTGGCAGTTGATGCACATCGGCATTACCGAGGAGATTTTTGCCACCGAACGCCTGATCCCCAAGGCTCCAGGGCCGTATCACGATCTGTGGCCACGGTTCCGTGGCGGCAGCACTCCGGACGACGATGTGCCCACGCCCGATGTGATTCGCAAGGTGTTGGCAGAGACGCGCGAACAAATGCTGGCCACGGTCCGCGAACTCGACGAAAGCAAGCTCGACGTCGTGCCCGAGCCGCTCAAAGAGCGCGGCTGGACGTTCCGCGCGGCCCTGTCGATCATTGGCTGGCACGAGCCGCACCACCAGGGACAGGCCCACATTACGTACAACCTGTTCAAGGCCCAGGCGAAACACTGAGTGATAAACGCCCAGTACTAATCGTTCGCGAAGGGGCGTAGCGGCTTGGCGCTGTCCTTGTCGTTCAGCGTTCTGCACTCCCGCGTCTCGGTTACCCCACCCGCTTGGCCGGCTGGGCAACCGCGCTATAATCGAGCGTATCCCCACAGATCGGTGAATACGTCGGGCCGAGATTTACTCCGTTTAGTCGAGACACCAACCGGCATGGCCACATCAAGCGTTCGTCCTGGCACCCTGCGCGAGCTGCGCGACAGCGGTTGGACATCCAAGACCGTCAAACGCGAGATTTATGACAACTTTCTGGCGCGCTTGGCTGCCGACGAAGAGTTGTATCCCGGTATCGTCGGGTACGAGAACACTGTGATCCCCGAGATCAACCTGGCCCTACTTGCGCAGCATGACATGCTTTTCTTGGGCGAAAAGGGGCAGGCCAAAAGCCGCTTGATGCGCGCGCTGGTGAACTTTCTCGATGACGAGATTCCCTATATCGACTTGCCGCAGGCGCCGTTGCATGACGACCCCTACCGACCCATCAGCGGCGTGTGTCGCCGATTCTTGGCCGACACGCCCGAAGACCAGGTGCCCATTGCCTGGTGGCCACGGCAGGATCGTTACGCCGAACGGCTGGCTCCCGGCACGAAGTTCGCCGACATCATTGGCGAGATCGACCCGGCAAAGTTGGCTGGCGGCACCAGCATGTCAGCCGAAGAGGCGCTCCATTTCGGGCTGATTCCGCGCATGCACCGCGGCATTTTTGCGATGAACGAATTGCCCGAGCTCGACGAGCTGGTGCAGGTCGGCCTGTTCAACATCCTGGAAGAGCGCGATGTGCAAATCCGTGGCTTTCCCGTCAAGTTCGATATCGACGTGCTGATTCTCTTCTCGGCCAATCCTGCCACGTACAACCGCAGCGGCAAGGTGATTCCCCAGCTCAAGGACCGCATCGGCTCGGTGATTCATACCCATTACCCGCTGGACCGCGACTTGGGCATCCAGATCATGGAGCAAGAGTCGGGGGTCGAGCTCGACGGCAACTTTCCCGTGGTGCTCCCGTACTTCATGCGGGAAATCATCGAAGAGATTAGCATCGTCGCGCGCCGTTCGAAATTCGTCGACCATCAGTCGGGCGTCAGCGCGCGGTTCAGCATCGCCAACTATCGCACGCTAATCGCCAGCGCCCGGCAGCGCGGCGTCAAGCTGGGCGAACGGCCGGCCGTGCCCCGGATCAGCGACCTGGGGCACATCTACTCATCATCGCTGGGCAAGCTCGAGCTCGACATGATGGGAAGCCATCAGATGTCCGAACGGCAAGTGCTGGACGCGATCGTGGCCGAAGCGATTCGCAACGTTTTCGAGCAATATGTCGATCGTCACGGATTGGAAGAGATCTCGCGCATTTTCGGCGATGGGGTCAAAATCGAGGTGGGCGATATGCTCCCCTCCAGCGCCTATGCCCAGCGACTGGAACGCGTACCCCCGGCCTGGGATAAAGCGTTCGAAGTCAATGCCTCGGCGGACCCAGCCGTGCGCGCGTCTTGCGTCGAGTTTGTCTTGGCAGGGCTGTACGCCACCGACCGCATCTCGCGTGCACAGCAGCGCGGCCGCATCTTTTACGAGATGTAACGCCGCAGCACATCGCTACCTCGGCCGCCGCAGCATCCCGTAGACCGGAATCGGGTGACCGCGTACTTCGGCGCATTCGGCGATCTCGAAACCGTGCCGCTTGTAGAGCCGCACGTTTTGCTCCTGGTGCGTGTCGAGCCAGCACGCCTTACCTTCTGCGTCGGCCCGCGCGAGCATGGGCCGCATCAGGTCGCTACCGATCCCGCGCCCCTGCTGACCGACATCCACGGCGATCACGGCCAGATACCAATGCGGTTCAGCAGCATATTGGTGGTGCAGCCGGCGGCCGACTTCGTCGTAGGCGAGCAGCCGCCGAAACCCCCGCGCTCCGAATCCCAGCGGCAACCGTAGCATCCCGCAGCGCACTTGTTGCAGAAAGCTGGGTAGCCCCGTTCCCGGCGCCAACCAGGCGGACACACCTGTAAAGTCGGGCGTGACGTGCGTCTCACCCCGGCACAGACAATCCCACAGCATAGCGCCGTACAAGGTTTCCACGGCTCCTAGGCGACGATGATCTTTGGGCTGCGCATGCACCATCAGGTTGTAGTCGTAGAACGCGCGGCCGAGCAGCGCGCGGGCACGAGCAAATTGCGCCGCGTGGAGCCGCTGCATGTCGACTTCTTTCGCCGGGCTCGTCATCGCCAAATTGCCTTCAGGGGATTTTTTTCGCACGCCCCGCTCGACCGTGCTTCGGCGTCCGTTTAACTTTTGCCGCCGTATCTTGTTTGGCGGGGAGCGAGGTTGCAAATGTTACTCCGCGCTCGACCCACTCGCGCAAGTCCCGCTCGGCGTCCAGCCCATCCGGCTCGACCATTACCCAGCCGGTCATCGGTCGCCCGGTGAGATCGAACGGCTGCGCGAAGGGCCTGGCCAGCGACTGCTCGTATCGTTCGGGTCCGACGCGCACGATCAGGAATTCTTTCCAGACGGCCAGGCACAGATTGCCGTGTAGAAAGAGTCCGATACCGCCGAACATCCGCTTCTCGGCAAAGCCGCGTTCGCGCGACAGCAATGGGCGAACGCGTTGCGCCAGCGACTCACTATACGGCACGACCTGTCTCCCTTTTTATCCGCCCCCGATGGCCGGCAGGAAGTGGATTTCGCTGTGGGGTTGCACGGCAGCCAACAGCCGCGAGGTCATCGACCCATCAATCGAGACGGCCAGTCCCGGAGCGATTCGTTCGCCGGCCACCACACGTGCATACAAACCTGCGTACCGTGCATCGAGCGACCGTAACACGTCACGCAGAGTCCCGCCCTGGGTGGTTACCTGCTCGGCCCCGCCCGTTAGATCGCGCATCTGCGGCGGAAAGAAGACGATGGCCATAGCGGGTACGGTCCAAGCGGAAGGGCGAATGAGTGTGTGGCGGCGAATGGCCGCTTGCTCGACCTACGCGTCATTCTTATTTTGCATCCCGCAGGGCGGCCCACACTTTCGGGGGCGACATGGGCAACTCGTGCATCCGCACGCCAACGGCGTGATAAATCGCGTTGGCGACAGCGGCAGGCGGGGCCACGATTGGCGTTTCACCTACACCGCGCACGCCATAGGGATGCGCCGGGTTGGTGACCTCGACGATGATCGTATCGATCATCGGCAGATCGAACGCCGTGGGCATGCGGTAGTCCAGGTAGCTGGCATTGCGCATGCGGCCTTTATCGTCGTAGAAATACTCTTCGTTCAGCGCCCAACCGATCCCTTGCACGCTGCCCCCCTGCATCTGCCCTTCGACATAGCTGGGATGGATCGCCTTGCCAACGTCTTGGACAGCTGTGTAGCGCAGGATCGTGACCTTGCCGGTATCAGGGTCAACCTCGACATCGACAATATGCGTGCCGAACCCGTTTGACGGTCCTTCTGGATCGACCGCGGCGCGGCCGACGACTGGACCTCCGGTTTGATGCAATTTGCCGGCTAGCTCCTTAAACGAGATCACCTTCTCGCCGGCGCGAAACTGGCCGTCCTCGAACTTGACTTGCTCGGCCTTGCACTCCCAGAGCGATGCCGCGCGGGCCGCCATTTGTTCGCGAATATCGAGCCCTGCGTGATGAGCTGCCAGCCCGGTGGCAAACGTAGTGCGGCTGCCGCCGGTGACGTCTGTGTAGCCGACACTATCTGTATCGGCGACCTGCGGATGGACGTCTTCGGCCTCGATGCCGAGGGTCTCGGCCAATTGCATGGCGATGCTGGTGCGCGTGCCGCCGATGTCGGTCGAACCTTCAATGAGCGTCACCGTGCCATCAGAGTTGACGTTCGCGGCGGCGCTGCTCTTGAGCCCGATATTGAACCAGAAGCCGCTGGCGACGCCACGGCCGCGATTCTTGCCGGTCAGCTTCGACGTCCAATGATCGCTGGCGCGAGCCGCTTCCAGCGTTTCGACAAAGCCAATCTTGGCATAGGTTGGTCCGTCGACGCGGCGCGAGCCTTCGGTCACGGCATTTTTCAGACGAAACTCGAGCGGATCGATTTTCAGTTTTTCGGCTAATTCGTCGACGACTGACTCGCAGGCAAACGCCGCTTGCGTGGCACCGGGCGCACGATACGCCGCCGACTTGGGCTTGTTCAGCACTACGTCGTAGCCATCGACGCGGGCGGCGGCCAGGTTGTAGCAGCTAAAGACACACATACAGCCCGGCGCGATCATGCCCGCGGGATAGGCGCCGGCATCGTAGGCCAGCCATGCTTCGCCTGCGACTAGCTGGCCATCCTTCTTCGCACCGAGCTTGACCCTCATGAACGCGCCCGGCGTGGGGCCGGTGCCTTCGAAGACTTCGGCCCGGTTCATGGTGATCTTGACGGGGCGTCCGCATTTGCGGCTGAGGACCGCCGCCACCGGTTCAAGATAAACGGTGATCTTGCCGCCGAAGCCACCACCGATCTCGCACGGCACCACCGTGATTTGCGAAACGGGGATCTGCAACAGCTCGGCGGTCTGTTGCCGGGCCGTAAACGATCCTTGCGTCGAGGTCCAGATCGTAAGGTGTCCGTCATGGTTCCAGAGGGCCGTCGATACGTGCGGCTCGATATAGCCCTGGTGGACGCTGGCGGTCTTGAATTCGCGCTCGATAACCAGATCGGCCTCGGCGAACGCCTTGTCGACGTCCCCTTTTTCAAAATGCAAATGCGTCGAGACGTTGGTCGGTTTGGTGCCGATTTTGCCCATCTCGTTGGTGAACACGTTGTCGTGCAGTAGCGGTGCGTCGTCCTTCATTGCGTCGAGCACCCAGGTCACCGCCGGCAGCGGCTCGTACTCGACGCGGATCAACTTCAGCGCTTCCTCGGCCACGTGCGGGCTGATCGCAGCCACGGCCGCCACGGCGTGACCGCGGTACAGAGCCTTGTCGTGCGCCAGGCAATTGGCGCCGAGATGGGCCAGATTCACCGAGCCTTCGCCCAGGTCGGCCATCTTGTCCTTCAGGTTGGGAAAATCCTTGCTCGTCGTCACGGCCACCACCCCTGGTAGCTTCAGAGCGGCGCTTGTGTCGATCGACTTGATCTTGGCGTGTGCGTGCGGGCTGCGCAGAATGCGACCATGCACGAGGCCCGCCATATTGATATCAGCGCCGTAGATCGCCCGGCCCGTGACCTTGTCGACGCCGTCGTGGCGGACGGGTCGGGTGCCGATGACTTTGTATTTCCTGACGGCGCTCTGCGCGGCGGCGGCTTCTTTGACTTTGGCTTTAGGCGAAGTTTCGGTGGCCATTAGACGTGGTTCTCCTGCAATACGGCTGCGGCGTCTTGCACGGCTCGAACGATCTTGTCATAGCCTGTGCAGCGGCAAAGATTGCCGGCCAACTCGAAACGAATGTCCTTCTCCGTCGGGTCGGGATGTCGATCCAACAAGACCTTAGCAGCCACGATAAAGCCGGGCGTGCAGATGCCGCATTGCAAGGCGGCGCCCTCTAAGAAGCATTGCTGCAACGGATGCAGGTGGACCTGATCGGCGATCCCTTCGATCGTCGTGACCGACGCCCCTTCGATTTCGACCGCCAATACCAGACAGCTATTCACCGGCATACCGTCCAAGATCACGGTGCAGGCGCCGCAGTTGCCGTTGTTGCAGCCTTCCTTAGTGCCGGTCAGTTCCAGCGTGTCGCGCAGCACCTCCAGCAGGCTCTGCCGCGGCTCGCAAAGAAACTCCACCGCTTCTCCGTTGATGGTCGTCGAGACGTGCGATTTTTTCACCACCAGATGCGTATCCTTAAGCTCAGGGGCGGGTCTTCGTCTGCCCCTCGCCCTGCCAGGGAGAGGGTAGGGTAAGGGTGTTTCTCTTCCGAAATCTATCAGGCGTCAGTTACTCTTACTCTCATCTTGCTGTCGTATCATTCACCAAGCGATGGCGCAATTGCCCCTTCACCCGCGCCCCTCACTTAACCTCCCTCAGGCGGGGAGGGGAATCGTGCGTCGCGTTGTCTCTTGCGCACGTTCGCTATTCCTAATGCTTGTGGCCATTCGGTGCATGGGAAATCACGACGCCGCGTGCCCGCTCGACGGCTCCCACTAGTGCGCGAGCCGCCATCACGCCGACCACGTGTAGGCGGTATTCGGCCGGGGCGCGCATGTCGCTGATGGGTTTGGCCAATAGGCGAGCGCGGTCGCCGGCTTCATTGAACGTAGCCTCGGTTGCCGGTTTTCCGGCCAACCAGGCGCCAATCTCGGTCGCGGCCAACGGCGTGGGGGCCACAGCGGCCAAACCCAGGCGGGCAGCCTCGATGGTGTCTCCCTTGGCATTCAACCGTACCCAGGCACCGACGCCAACGACCGCGATATCCATCTCGTTGCGCGGAATGAAACGCAGATAGCGCGACCCCTCGTGTGGGCCAGCGGGCGGGAATTCGATGGCCACCAGCAGCTCGCCCCGCTGGAGAACGTTCCGGCCCGGCGCGGTACAAAACTCGGCCACGGGCACGGTACGCCGCCCGCCCGGCCCGGCGATCACCGCGCGGGCCGCCAACGCAATCAAGGCGGGTATCGAATCTGCCGCTGGCGACGAATTGCAGAGGTTGCCACCGATCGACCCGCGGCTCTGGATCTGCCAGCCACCGATGATCCGCGCCGCGTCGGCCAGCGCCGGATAAGCGGCCGCCACCGTGGCGTCGCGGTAAATGCGGTAGCACGGCACGCTCGCCCCCAGCCGCAAA
It encodes:
- a CDS encoding DUF1080 domain-containing protein — encoded protein: MNRMLIATVVFLSFVAVAAVSAWAGETAPLFDGRSFAGWEGNEKVFRVQDGAIVGGSLDKPVARNEFLCTKREYSDFELRAKFKILGKGANGGIQFRSQRIPNHHEVSGYQADLGDGWWGSLYDESRRNKILVKADLAEVDKILHRDDWNDYRILAVGKRIQLWINGLSTVDYMEPDDVIPQRGVIGVQIHGGPPSEAWYKEITIEEK
- a CDS encoding DinB family protein, which gives rise to MSIIPVMIETYKFHRDRTLATLTAIEKEPDPRAVLAWRPAPGRAHIGWQLMHIGITEEIFATERLIPKAPGPYHDLWPRFRGGSTPDDDVPTPDVIRKVLAETREQMLATVRELDESKLDVVPEPLKERGWTFRAALSIIGWHEPHHQGQAHITYNLFKAQAKH
- a CDS encoding magnesium chelatase — encoded protein: MATSSVRPGTLRELRDSGWTSKTVKREIYDNFLARLAADEELYPGIVGYENTVIPEINLALLAQHDMLFLGEKGQAKSRLMRALVNFLDDEIPYIDLPQAPLHDDPYRPISGVCRRFLADTPEDQVPIAWWPRQDRYAERLAPGTKFADIIGEIDPAKLAGGTSMSAEEALHFGLIPRMHRGIFAMNELPELDELVQVGLFNILEERDVQIRGFPVKFDIDVLILFSANPATYNRSGKVIPQLKDRIGSVIHTHYPLDRDLGIQIMEQESGVELDGNFPVVLPYFMREIIEEISIVARRSKFVDHQSGVSARFSIANYRTLIASARQRGVKLGERPAVPRISDLGHIYSSSLGKLELDMMGSHQMSERQVLDAIVAEAIRNVFEQYVDRHGLEEISRIFGDGVKIEVGDMLPSSAYAQRLERVPPAWDKAFEVNASADPAVRASCVEFVLAGLYATDRISRAQQRGRIFYEM
- a CDS encoding GNAT family N-acetyltransferase: MTSPAKEVDMQRLHAAQFARARALLGRAFYDYNLMVHAQPKDHRRLGAVETLYGAMLWDCLCRGETHVTPDFTGVSAWLAPGTGLPSFLQQVRCGMLRLPLGFGARGFRRLLAYDEVGRRLHHQYAAEPHWYLAVIAVDVGQQGRGIGSDLMRPMLARADAEGKACWLDTHQEQNVRLYKRHGFEIAECAEVRGHPIPVYGMLRRPR
- a CDS encoding TfoX/Sxy family protein produces the protein MPYSESLAQRVRPLLSRERGFAEKRMFGGIGLFLHGNLCLAVWKEFLIVRVGPERYEQSLARPFAQPFDLTGRPMTGWVMVEPDGLDAERDLREWVERGVTFATSLPAKQDTAAKVKRTPKHGRAGRAKKIP
- a CDS encoding MoaD/ThiS family protein; the encoded protein is MAIVFFPPQMRDLTGGAEQVTTQGGTLRDVLRSLDARYAGLYARVVAGERIAPGLAVSIDGSMTSRLLAAVQPHSEIHFLPAIGGG
- a CDS encoding xanthine dehydrogenase family protein molybdopterin-binding subunit, which encodes MATETSPKAKVKEAAAAQSAVRKYKVIGTRPVRHDGVDKVTGRAIYGADINMAGLVHGRILRSPHAHAKIKSIDTSAALKLPGVVAVTTSKDFPNLKDKMADLGEGSVNLAHLGANCLAHDKALYRGHAVAAVAAISPHVAEEALKLIRVEYEPLPAVTWVLDAMKDDAPLLHDNVFTNEMGKIGTKPTNVSTHLHFEKGDVDKAFAEADLVIEREFKTASVHQGYIEPHVSTALWNHDGHLTIWTSTQGSFTARQQTAELLQIPVSQITVVPCEIGGGFGGKITVYLEPVAAVLSRKCGRPVKITMNRAEVFEGTGPTPGAFMRVKLGAKKDGQLVAGEAWLAYDAGAYPAGMIAPGCMCVFSCYNLAAARVDGYDVVLNKPKSAAYRAPGATQAAFACESVVDELAEKLKIDPLEFRLKNAVTEGSRRVDGPTYAKIGFVETLEAARASDHWTSKLTGKNRGRGVASGFWFNIGLKSSAAANVNSDGTVTLIEGSTDIGGTRTSIAMQLAETLGIEAEDVHPQVADTDSVGYTDVTGGSRTTFATGLAAHHAGLDIREQMAARAASLWECKAEQVKFEDGQFRAGEKVISFKELAGKLHQTGGPVVGRAAVDPEGPSNGFGTHIVDVEVDPDTGKVTILRYTAVQDVGKAIHPSYVEGQMQGGSVQGIGWALNEEYFYDDKGRMRNASYLDYRMPTAFDLPMIDTIIVEVTNPAHPYGVRGVGETPIVAPPAAVANAIYHAVGVRMHELPMSPPKVWAALRDAK
- a CDS encoding (2Fe-2S)-binding protein, with product MKKSHVSTTINGEAVEFLCEPRQSLLEVLRDTLELTGTKEGCNNGNCGACTVILDGMPVNSCLVLAVEIEGASVTTIEGIADQVHLHPLQQCFLEGAALQCGICTPGFIVAAKVLLDRHPDPTEKDIRFELAGNLCRCTGYDKIVRAVQDAAAVLQENHV
- a CDS encoding xanthine dehydrogenase family protein subunit M is translated as MKEIEYAAALSVDEAVGLLASRGDKAKILAGGTDILVQLREGLRDAELIVDVKKIPDLVSMGFDTAHGLRLGASVPCYRIYRDATVAAAYPALADAARIIGGWQIQSRGSIGGNLCNSSPAADSIPALIALAARAVIAGPGGRRTVPVAEFCTAPGRNVLQRGELLVAIEFPPAGPHEGSRYLRFIPRNEMDIAVVGVGAWVRLNAKGDTIEAARLGLAAVAPTPLAATEIGAWLAGKPATEATFNEAGDRARLLAKPISDMRAPAEYRLHVVGVMAARALVGAVERARGVVISHAPNGHKH